From a single Lolium rigidum isolate FL_2022 chromosome 7, APGP_CSIRO_Lrig_0.1, whole genome shotgun sequence genomic region:
- the LOC124671014 gene encoding 4-hydroxyphenylpyruvate dioxygenase-like, which yields MAPHATAAAAIGGKVEKATDRFHVMDFHHVEFWCADAASAAARFSFGLGVPLAAQSDLSTGNTAHASRLLRARSGSLSFLFTAPYAPHVADSATTASLPSFSADAARRFTGTHGGLAVRAVAVRVADAAEAFVASVDAGARPACAPTDLGHGFGFAEVELAGDSVLRFVSYPDGTDVSFLPGFQDVASAGGAPDFGLTRFDHVDVNIPELAPVAANVAGFTGFHKFWEFTADDVCPEESGVNGVVIANNSENVLLSILEPVLGTKLRSHVETFLDHHGGPGIQHLAMTSHDILGALRKIRARSSMGGFELLPPPPASYYDGVRQRAGDVLSEEQIKECQELGVRVDRGYDDGVVLQVFTKPAGDRPTLLLEFIQRIGCMVKDENQQEYQRGGCGGFAKGNVSELIKDIEDNNNKTIDALASQA from the exons ATGGCCCCCCATgccactgccgccgccgccattggTGGGAAGGTGGAGAAAGCCACCGATCGCTTCCACGTGATGGATTTCCACCACGTCGAGTTTTGGTGCGCCGATGCCGCCTCGGCCGCCGCACGGTTCTCCTTCGGGCTCGGCGTGCCACTCGCCGCTCAGTCCGACCTCTCCACGGGGAACACTGCGCACGCCTCACGCCTACTACGCGCACGCTCGGgctctctctccttcctcttcaccGCGCCGTACGCGCCGCACGTCGCCGACTCGGCAACCACCGCGTCCCTGCCGTCCTTCTCGGCGGACGCCGCGCGGCGCTTCACGGGCACCCACGGCGGGCTGGCCGTGCGTGCCGTGGCCGTCCGCGTCGCCGACGCGGCCGAGGCCTTCGTCGCGAGCGTGGACGCCGGAGCGCGGCCAGCCTGCGCCCCGACTGACCTCGGCCACGGGTTTGGCTTCGCGGAGGTGGAGCTAGCCGGGGACAGCGTTCTCCGCTTCGTGAGCTACCCGGACGGCACGGACGTGTCCTTCCTGCCGGGGTTCCAGGACGTGGCGAGCGCCGGCGGGGCGCCGGACTTCGGGCTCACCCGGTTTGACCACGTGGACGTTAACATCCCGGAGCTGGCACCCGTCGCCGCCAATGTTGCCGGCTTCACCGGGTTCCACAAATTCTGGGAGTTCACCGCGGACGACGTGTGCCCGGAAGAGAGCGGGGTGAACGGCGTGGTGATCGCCAACAACTCCGAGAACGTGCTGCTCAGTATCTTGGAGCCGGTGCTCGGCACCAAGCTGCGGAGCCATGTCGAGACGTTCCTGGACCACCACGGTGGCCCGGGCATACAGCACCTGGCAATGACCAGCCACGACATCCTTGGCGCGCTCAGGAAAATCCGAGCTCGGTCCTCCATGGGCGGGTTTgagctcctgccgccgccgccggccagctaCTATGACGGTGTAAGGCAGCGCGCCGGGGACGTGCTGTCGGAAGAACAGATCAAGGAGTGCCAAGAGCTGGGCGTGCGGGTGGACAGAGGGTATGACGACGGAGTTGTGCTCCAAGTCTTCACCAAACCGGCGGGAGACAG GCCAACCTTACTGTTAGAGTTTATCCAAAGAATCGGGTGCATGGTCAAGGACGAGAACCAGCAGGAATACCAGAGAGGTGGATGTGGCGGGTTTGCCAAAGGGAACGTTTCTGAACTCATCAAGGACATTGAGGACAATAATAATAAGACTATCGATGCTCTCGCAAGCCAGGCTTGA